A DNA window from Hordeum vulgare subsp. vulgare chromosome 1H, MorexV3_pseudomolecules_assembly, whole genome shotgun sequence contains the following coding sequences:
- the LOC123405368 gene encoding uncharacterized protein LOC123405368, whose amino-acid sequence MAHLSSGYAPSMEHSSHFFQKPVWLLRRASGRPLVDYLHEDGLGVLSTVATTPISAAASRAHGRAFCLGDYTPGLVRPAQPEPSSLLADGRSKIKNALKALKLHDRTSAAYRMAEELMLEGLEILEKLAKEEHLCSKRHSAIILFVWAMSPHHHGVDVGTCSNIVLEVSMRVAVQLLEAAPGEISTELCGHISRK is encoded by the exons ATGGCTCACCTTAGTAGCGGCTATGCCCCGTCCATGGAACACTCATCACACTTCTTTCAAAAGCCTGTGTGGCTCTTGCGCCGGGCTAGTGGAAGGCCCTTGGTGGATTACCTACATGAAGATGGTTTG GGTGTGCTCTCGACGGTGGCAACTACGCCGATATCCGCAGCAGCATCTCGTGCACATGGAAGAGCCTTTTGCCTCGGCGATTATACGCCGGGATTGGTGCGACCAGCTCAACCTGAACCTAGCTCTTTGCTCGCCGATGGAAGATCCAAAATCAAGAATGCTTTGAAGGCCCTTAAGCTTCATGACAGGACATCAGCTGCCTACCGTATGGCGGAAGAGCTGATGCTGGAAGGCCTTGAGATCCTTGAGAAGCTCGCCAAAGAGGAGCACTTGTGCAGTAAGAGACACAGTGCAATTATTCTTTTTGTTTGGGCCATGTCGCCTCACCACCATGGTGTCGATGTTGGCACATGCTCCAACATAGTACTGGAAGTGTCCATGAGAGTGGCCGTCCAGCTcctcgaggctgctcctggagagATCAGCACCGAACTGTGTGGCCACATCTCACGCAAATAG